Proteins co-encoded in one Atribacterota bacterium genomic window:
- the tmk gene encoding dTMP kinase produces the protein MNDWPGFFVTFEGIEGSGKTSHANRLWRFLTEQGIHCILTREPGGTALGEKLREILLNPATENIDGVTEVLLFAASRCEHVRKVIVPALQAGRVVICVRYVDSTLAYQGYGRKIPLSFLTFLNEVVVGKVLPELPFLLDVEPEAGIKRSISKTCKEELRFEEEFLQHEELLEEIRKGYLAIAADNPERFCVISTTWLPKEDVFEYIKNEFWRRFQERRVKA, from the coding sequence ATGAATGATTGGCCTGGTTTCTTTGTTACTTTTGAGGGCATAGAGGGAAGCGGAAAGACCTCTCATGCCAATCGTCTTTGGCGTTTCCTCACCGAGCAGGGCATTCACTGTATTTTGACCAGGGAGCCCGGAGGCACTGCTTTAGGGGAAAAATTGAGAGAGATTTTGCTCAACCCTGCTACGGAAAACATTGATGGAGTGACCGAGGTACTCCTTTTTGCTGCTTCTCGGTGTGAACATGTGAGAAAGGTCATTGTACCGGCTTTGCAGGCGGGGAGGGTGGTCATTTGTGTTCGATATGTGGATTCAACTCTGGCATATCAAGGATACGGAAGGAAGATTCCTCTTTCTTTCCTGACCTTCCTGAATGAAGTGGTGGTGGGAAAGGTACTTCCAGAGCTGCCGTTTCTTCTGGATGTGGAACCGGAAGCAGGTATAAAGCGTTCTATTTCTAAGACCTGCAAAGAAGAACTGCGTTTTGAAGAAGAATTTCTTCAGCATGAAGAGCTCTTGGAGGAAATTCGCAAGGGATATTTGGCGATTGCGGCAGACAATCCGGAGCGATTTTGTGTTATTTCCACCACCTGGTTACCTAAGGAGGATGTGTTCGAGTATATTAAAAATGAGTTCTGGAGGAGATTCCAGGAAAGGAGGGTGAAGGCGTGA
- a CDS encoding cyclic-di-AMP receptor produces MTPTILFICVVKDQDSNKLMELLREKSFAFTKLASTGGFLREGNTTFLIGVEETKREELLQLIKDTCGRREEMVESTIPVNEPLGPFVPQRVKVARGGGVLFEVPILYYERF; encoded by the coding sequence GTGACCCCCACCATACTTTTCATCTGTGTGGTGAAGGACCAGGATTCGAACAAATTGATGGAGTTATTGAGGGAAAAAAGCTTCGCTTTCACCAAACTGGCTTCGACCGGTGGGTTCTTACGGGAGGGAAACACCACCTTTTTAATTGGAGTTGAGGAAACAAAGCGCGAGGAACTTTTACAGTTGATTAAGGACACCTGTGGTCGTCGCGAAGAAATGGTGGAATCGACCATCCCGGTTAACGAACCACTGGGACCTTTTGTCCCCCAGCGGGTGAAGGTGGCCAGGGGAGGGGGAGTGCTCTTCGAGGTCCCCATTCTTTATTATGAGAGGTTTTAG